The Struthio camelus isolate bStrCam1 chromosome 14, bStrCam1.hap1, whole genome shotgun sequence genome has a window encoding:
- the LHFPL4 gene encoding LHFPL tetraspan subfamily member 4 protein — MLPSQEASKLYHDNYMRNSRAIGVLWAIFTICFAIINVVVFIQPYWVGDSVNTPKPGYFGLFHYCVGSGLAGRELSCRGSFTDFSTIPSGAFQAAAFFVLLSMVLILGCITCFALFFFCNTATVYKICAWMQLLAALCLVLGCMIFPDGWDAETIRDMCGEKTGKYSLGDCSVRWAYILAIIGILNALILSFLAFVLGNRQNDLLHEELKTESKDFVGAARI; from the exons ATGCTGCCCTCGCAGGAGGCCTCCAAGCTCTACCATGACAACTACATGCGGAACTCGCGCGCCATCGGCGTGCTCTGGGCCATCTTCACCATCTGCTTCGCCATCATCAACGTGGTGGTCTTCATCCAGCCCTACTGGGTGGGCGACAGCGTCAACACGCCCAAGCCCGGCTACTTCGGGCTCTTCCACTACTGCGTGGGCAGCGGGCTGGCGGGCCGCGAGCTCTCGTGCCGCGGCTCCTTCACCGACTTCAGCACCATCCCGTCGGGCGCCTTCCAGGCCGCCGCCTTCTTCGTGCTGCTCTCCATGGTGctgatcctgggctgcatcaccTGCTTCGCCCTCTTCTTCTTCTGCAACACCGCCACCGTCTACAAGATCTGCGCCTGGATGCAGCTGCTCGCAG ctctctgcctggtgctgggctgcATGATCTTCCCCGACGGCTGGGATGCAGAGACCATACGGGACATGTGCGGGGAGAAGACGGGCAAGTACTCCCTGGGCGACTGCTCCGTGCGCTGGGCGTACATCCTGGCCATCATCGGCATCCTCAACGCCCTCATCCTCTCCTTCCTGGCCTTCGTCCTCGGCAACCGGCAGAACGACCTGCTGCACGAGGAGCTCAAGACAGAGAGCAAAG ATTTTGTCGGCGCTGCG